A genomic segment from Nicotiana tabacum cultivar K326 chromosome 7, ASM71507v2, whole genome shotgun sequence encodes:
- the LOC107772995 gene encoding uncharacterized protein LOC107772995, with the protein MNPSKVEAEDLFHHHLDPQHHQILDQSQPSILHQDDEEPFFSDIGFFRDEDDDAASHSSSDPDQHQLIQSSLPQLEHQNGIVSENPNPNPNLGLGKSGDKNKAEKRHRHTAGASAAAYISPEPHISSQFYTFNKESHALMIRCLLEGRVATPEEIRSVTPASVLQSWRLVWKDRNEDTAYLTAWKRIQDKLVVSIDPVNGNELLCFKNNSSQFVSHVDQWHDIVTNFHRDADLKHLGLKDTIEKIKQVWTVGAKFYGIPESYIRVCVEVCPVCSESAPRTKRRRFEYTESFDVPAKEVPVRLQQLAAKYKVVLCIRQKYIRYKPFMAEVKDYACHRAGEPASSKKSRILKREPYASKRCGCGFRIRAIVPISNYNEKDKTFVYQEEGTAVFKLYAVHSGHEPGPLDGNARIIHRVVGHKGGFLMDQETVYGMGDEAENEDFGFLVKDGGDLQHSILQQMQEARNEIGLLEGQIGKVPHELLCSVSRELFDFVNKLRHVREYGSKSVGLLSDKPISDDLLVGENDLADWGAHHHHHRIYEDGKDAELIEEDEDSFGRTLGEVASWDQIRPGCRNEKDLLGESCKSEKPLECNEFDQKRILECGNSKLTKPLRHDESIDTDVGFVVENFYPENPKWFDSPCELDSGTDCGDSGFKPGEIV; encoded by the coding sequence ATGAATCCTAGCAAAGTTGAAGCAGAAGATCTATTCCACCATCACTTGGACCCGCAACATCACCAAATCTTGGATCAATCTCAGCCGTCAATTCTTCACCAGGACGATGAAGAACCGTTCTTTTCTGATATCGGTTTTTTCCGCGACGAAGATGACGACGCTGCCAGCCATAGTTCCTCAGACCCCGATCAACATCAGCTAATTCAGTCGTCGCTACCTCAATTGGAGCATCAAAACGGGATCGTTTCTGAAAACCCTAACCCTAACCCTAATTTGGGTTTGGGGAAGTCCGGCGATAAAAATAAGGCGGAGAAACGCCACCGGCATACGGCGGGTGCATCGGCGGCGGCGTATATAAGTCCGGAACCCCACATTTCATCTCAATTCTACACATTTAACAAGGAATCCCATGCCCTGATGATACGCTGCCTCCTTGAGGGTCGGGTCGCCACGCCGGAGGAAATCCGATCTGTCACGCCCGCGTCGGTGCTCCAGAGCTGGCGCCTGGTGTGGAAGGACCGGAATGAGGACACGGCGTACCTTACGGCCTGGAAGCGGATACAGGACAAGCTCGTCGTGAGTATCGACCCCGTGAATGGTAATGAATTACTGTGTTTCAAGAATAATTCGAGTCAATTCGTTTCCCATGTTGACCAATGGCATGATATAGTCACAAACTTTCACCGTGACGCTGATTTAAAACACTTAGGTCTCAAAGACACTATAGAAAAAATCAAGCAGGTTTGGACTGTAGGTGCTAAATTTTATGGCATACCTGAGAGTTATATTAGGGTCTGTGTGGAGGTGTGCCCCGTGTGCTCTGAGTCTGCGCCACGTACTAAGAGGCGTAGGTTTGAGTATACTGAATCATTCGATGTACCAGCAAAGGAAGTGCCAGTTAGATTACAGCAATTAGCTGCCAAGTATAAAGTGGTGTTGTGTATTAGACAGAAATATATAAGGTATAAGCCATTTATGGCTGAGGTTAAAGATTACGCGTGTCATCGAGCAGGAGAGCCTGCATCCTCGAAGAAATCGAGGATTTTAAAGAGGGAGCCTTACGCGTCAAAAAGGTGTGGGTGTGGGTTTCGTATCAGGGCGATAGTTCCAATATCGAATTATAATGAGAAGGATAAGACATTTGTCTATCAGGAGGAAGGGACAGCAGTCTTTAAGTTGTACGCGGTGCACTCGGGGCATGAACCTGGCCCTTTGGATGGGAATGCGAGGATAATACATCGAGTTGTTGGGCATAAAGGAGGGTTCTTGATGGATCAGGAAACAGTGTATGGGATGGGTGATGAAGCAGAAAATGAAGACTTTGGGTTCCTTGTGAAGGATGGTGGAGATCTGCAACATTCGATTTTGCAGCAAATGCAGGAAGCAAGGAATGAGATTGGGCTACTTGAGGGCCAGATCGGGAAAGTTCCTCATGAGTTATTGTGCTCGGTATCTCGTGAATTGTTTGATTTTGTGAATAAGCTTAGGCATGTGAGAGAATATGGATCAAAGTCAGTTGGATTGCTCTCAGATAAGCCGATCTCGGATGATCTCTTGGTTGGGGAAAATGATTTGGCAGATTGGGgcgctcatcatcatcatcatcgcatTTATGAGGATGGTAAGGATGCAGAGCTCATCGAGGAAGATGAAGACAGCTTCGGGAGGACACTTGGGGAGGTTGCATCTTGGGATCAGATAAGGCCAGGTTGTAGGAACGAGAAGGATCTACTGGGTGAGTCTTGTAAATCAGAGAAACCATTGGAATGCAATGAGTTTGATCAGAAGCGCATTCTTGAATGTGGGAATTCTAAACTGACCAAGCCCTTAAGGCATGATGAGAGTATAGATACAGATGTAGGTTTCGTTGTAGAGAACTTCTACCCAGAGAACCCTAAATGGTTTGATTCGCCCTGTGAACTGGACTCCGGCACAGATTGTGGTGACAGCGGATTCAAGCCTGGGGAGATTGTTTAG
- the LOC107820704 gene encoding 65-kDa microtubule-associated protein 3 isoform X1: MHNRQSDKPLHMETTCGSLLSEMQRIWDEMGEPEIERDKMLFELQQECLEIYKRKVNQASRSRAQLQQTVANSEAELAKICAALGEQSSYARQSSKSLNEELKAIKPKLEEMKKRKRERMDQFAAVVDQIQCISKELCVHFQGNKQMSVIDENDLSVRRLEEMKNYLIALQKEKSDRLKLVLDHLTSINSLCVVLGIDYKQTIVDIDPTMDDFSVSKNISKDMIIKLSATINRLKDLKKQRLLRLQDIATTLVELWNLMDTPLVEQQQFHDFTRHIAASENEINEPNILSLDSLQHAEVEVSTLQEMKSTKMKEVLLRKRLDLEEICRKAHMIIETQHSVDFSVEAIESGANDPSYLLEKLEVLISKVKEEAFSRRDILEKVEKWLAACDEECWLEEYNRDENRYHGGRGTHRNLKRAEKARVLVNKIPAMVETLRSRASAWQKERGHEFLYDGVALLSMVEQYCALQREKELERQRQRDQKKLQGQLMVEQEALFGSIPSPLKSAKKNFRPSMGGLTNKRLSLGGAMLQTPYAGKAAPSSYSGRLSSSLKQQTPQNSHQTGRRDSFMAPKKQQSCKVLNSLGTESKQTMKPLPDPRRTESTQTRKPLSPLSSMLSSNASTINIQNQTLKSGGDKETLSLNKTPLMTPTKIASAVEDRLNETMSLNRTPVMAPTKIASAVEGCITPKTMTIPMPATPSTVSIAMQTAMTPAALHVSGCTDDIEYSFEERRAGYNPLSHTKVINKCLI, translated from the exons ATGCATAACCGCCAAAGTGACAAGCCTTTGCATATGGAAACAACTTGTGGTTCTCTTCTGTCTGAGATGCAG AGAATATGGGATGAGATGGGAGAGCCAGAAATTGAAAGAGATAAGATGCTTTTTGAACTCCAACAAGAGTGTTTAGAGATATATAAAAGAAAAGTGAATCAGGCAAGTCGTTCTCGGGCTCAACTGCAGCAAACTGTTGCTAACTCTGAAGCAGAATTAGCAAAGATTTGTGCAGCGCTAGGAGAACAATCATCATATGCTAGGCAG AGTTCCAAAAGTTTGAATGAAGAGCTTAAGGCCATTAAGCCTAAGttagaagagatgaagaagagaaaaagagagaggatGGACCAATTTGCAGCTGTTGTCGATCAGATACAGTGTATATCGAAAGAGCTCTGTGTACACTTCCAAGGGAATAAACAAATGAGCGTCATTGATGAGAATGATTTGTCTGTCAGAAGACtagaagaaatgaagaactatTTGATTGCTTTGCAAAAAGAGAAG AGTGACCGCCTGAAGCTGGTGCTTGACCACTTGACATCCATCAATTCATTATGTGTGGTGCTTGGGATTGACTACAAACAAACTATTGTTGATATTGATCCAACCATGGACGACTTCAGTGTCTCGAAAAACATTAGCAAAGATATGATCATTAAGTTGTCCGCGACAATCAACAGATTGAAAGATCTCAAAAAACAGAGATTGCTTAGG CTTCAAGATATTGCAACTACCCTCGTAGAGCTGTGGAACTTGATGGATACACCGTTAGTGGAGCAACAacaatttcatgattttacaaggCACATAGCAGCttcagaaaatgaaataaatgagccTAACATTCTGTCTTTGGACAGTCTTCAACAt GCGGAGGTCGAAGTGTCGACGTTGCAGGAAATGAAATCAACAAAAATGAAAGAGGTTCTTCTGAGAAAGAGGCTGGATTTGGAGGAAATCTGTAGGAAGGCACATATGATTATTGAGACTCAACATTCAGTTGACTTTTCTGTTGAAGCTATAGAATCTG GGGCAAATGATCCTTCATATCTGCTTGAGAAACTCGAGGTCCTGATTTCCAAGGTTAAAGAGGAAGCTTTTAGTAGGAGAGATATTCTTGAAAAGGTTGAGAAGTGGTTGGCTGCATGCGACGAGGAGTGCTGGCTGGAGGAATATAACAGG GATGAAAATCGTTACCATGGCGGAAGAGGCACACATCGTAATCTGAAGCGAGCTGAGAAAGCTCGAGTTCTTGTCAACAAAATCCCTG CTATGGTAGAGACATTGAGATCGAGAGCTAGTGCTTGGCAGAAAGAAAGGGGACATGAGTTCTTGTATGATGGT GTAGCGCTTCTTTCTATGGTTGAGCAGTATTGTGCTCTACAGCGGGAGAAGGAGCTTGAGCGTCAGAGGCAGAGG GACCAGAAGAAGCTTCAGGGACAGTTGATGGTGGAGCAAGAAGCACTTTTTGGATCAATACCTAGTCCTTTAAAGAGTGCAAAGAAGAATTTTAGACCATCAATGGGAGGTTTGACCAATAAAAGGCTTTCGCTCGGAGGAGCAATGCTTCaaaccccatatgctggtaaagCTGCACCATCCTCTTATTCCGGAAGACTGTCTAGCTCGTTGAAACAGCAAACTCCCCAAAATTCTCACCAAACTG GAAGGAGAGATAGTTTCATGGCACCAAAAAAGCAGCAATCATGCAAGGTATTAAATTCACTTGGAACTGAATCAAAACAGACGATGAAGCCCCTACCGGATCCACGTAGAACTGAATCAACACAGACAAGGAAGCCTCTATCTCCCTTATCGTCTATGTTATCGTCAAATGCAAGCACCATTAATATTCAGAATCAGACCCTAAAGAGTGGGGGAGATAAGGAAACACTGTCTTTGAACAAAACTCCGCTTATGACTCCAACCAAGATTGCCTCTGCTGTTGAAGATAGACTCAACGAAACAATGTCATTGAACAGAACTCCAGTTATGGCTCCAACCAAGATTGCCTCAGCTGTTGAAGGATGTATTACCCCAAAAACAATGACTATTCCAATGCCAGCAACTCCTTCCACAGTTTCCATTGCAATGCAGACTGCGATGACACCTGCTGCCCTCCATGTTTCTGGTTGTACTGATGATATTGAGTACTCATTTGAGGAGAGAAGAGCCGGTTACAATCCATTATCACATACCAAGGTCATTAACAAATGCTTGATTTAG
- the LOC107820704 gene encoding 65-kDa microtubule-associated protein 3 isoform X2, whose translation MHNRQSDKPLHMETTCGSLLSEMQRIWDEMGEPEIERDKMLFELQQECLEIYKRKVNQASRSRAQLQQTVANSEAELAKICAALGEQSSYARQSSKSLNEELKAIKPKLEEMKKRKRERMDQFAAVVDQIQCISKELCVHFQGNKQMSVIDENDLSVRRLEEMKNYLIALQKEKSDRLKLVLDHLTSINSLCVVLGIDYKQTIVDIDPTMDDFSVSKNISKDMIIKLSATINRLKDLKKQRLLRLQDIATTLVELWNLMDTPLVEQQQFHDFTRHIAASENEINEPNILSLDSLQHAEVEVSTLQEMKSTKMKEVLLRKRLDLEEICRKAHMIIETQHSVDFSVEAIESGANDPSYLLEKLEVLISKVKEEAFSRRDILEKVEKWLAACDEECWLEEYNRDENRYHGGRGTHRNLKRAEKARVLVNKIPAMVETLRSRASAWQKERGHEFLYDGVALLSMVEQYCALQREKELERQRQRKKLQGQLMVEQEALFGSIPSPLKSAKKNFRPSMGGLTNKRLSLGGAMLQTPYAGKAAPSSYSGRLSSSLKQQTPQNSHQTGRRDSFMAPKKQQSCKVLNSLGTESKQTMKPLPDPRRTESTQTRKPLSPLSSMLSSNASTINIQNQTLKSGGDKETLSLNKTPLMTPTKIASAVEDRLNETMSLNRTPVMAPTKIASAVEGCITPKTMTIPMPATPSTVSIAMQTAMTPAALHVSGCTDDIEYSFEERRAGYNPLSHTKVINKCLI comes from the exons ATGCATAACCGCCAAAGTGACAAGCCTTTGCATATGGAAACAACTTGTGGTTCTCTTCTGTCTGAGATGCAG AGAATATGGGATGAGATGGGAGAGCCAGAAATTGAAAGAGATAAGATGCTTTTTGAACTCCAACAAGAGTGTTTAGAGATATATAAAAGAAAAGTGAATCAGGCAAGTCGTTCTCGGGCTCAACTGCAGCAAACTGTTGCTAACTCTGAAGCAGAATTAGCAAAGATTTGTGCAGCGCTAGGAGAACAATCATCATATGCTAGGCAG AGTTCCAAAAGTTTGAATGAAGAGCTTAAGGCCATTAAGCCTAAGttagaagagatgaagaagagaaaaagagagaggatGGACCAATTTGCAGCTGTTGTCGATCAGATACAGTGTATATCGAAAGAGCTCTGTGTACACTTCCAAGGGAATAAACAAATGAGCGTCATTGATGAGAATGATTTGTCTGTCAGAAGACtagaagaaatgaagaactatTTGATTGCTTTGCAAAAAGAGAAG AGTGACCGCCTGAAGCTGGTGCTTGACCACTTGACATCCATCAATTCATTATGTGTGGTGCTTGGGATTGACTACAAACAAACTATTGTTGATATTGATCCAACCATGGACGACTTCAGTGTCTCGAAAAACATTAGCAAAGATATGATCATTAAGTTGTCCGCGACAATCAACAGATTGAAAGATCTCAAAAAACAGAGATTGCTTAGG CTTCAAGATATTGCAACTACCCTCGTAGAGCTGTGGAACTTGATGGATACACCGTTAGTGGAGCAACAacaatttcatgattttacaaggCACATAGCAGCttcagaaaatgaaataaatgagccTAACATTCTGTCTTTGGACAGTCTTCAACAt GCGGAGGTCGAAGTGTCGACGTTGCAGGAAATGAAATCAACAAAAATGAAAGAGGTTCTTCTGAGAAAGAGGCTGGATTTGGAGGAAATCTGTAGGAAGGCACATATGATTATTGAGACTCAACATTCAGTTGACTTTTCTGTTGAAGCTATAGAATCTG GGGCAAATGATCCTTCATATCTGCTTGAGAAACTCGAGGTCCTGATTTCCAAGGTTAAAGAGGAAGCTTTTAGTAGGAGAGATATTCTTGAAAAGGTTGAGAAGTGGTTGGCTGCATGCGACGAGGAGTGCTGGCTGGAGGAATATAACAGG GATGAAAATCGTTACCATGGCGGAAGAGGCACACATCGTAATCTGAAGCGAGCTGAGAAAGCTCGAGTTCTTGTCAACAAAATCCCTG CTATGGTAGAGACATTGAGATCGAGAGCTAGTGCTTGGCAGAAAGAAAGGGGACATGAGTTCTTGTATGATGGT GTAGCGCTTCTTTCTATGGTTGAGCAGTATTGTGCTCTACAGCGGGAGAAGGAGCTTGAGCGTCAGAGGCAGAGG AAGAAGCTTCAGGGACAGTTGATGGTGGAGCAAGAAGCACTTTTTGGATCAATACCTAGTCCTTTAAAGAGTGCAAAGAAGAATTTTAGACCATCAATGGGAGGTTTGACCAATAAAAGGCTTTCGCTCGGAGGAGCAATGCTTCaaaccccatatgctggtaaagCTGCACCATCCTCTTATTCCGGAAGACTGTCTAGCTCGTTGAAACAGCAAACTCCCCAAAATTCTCACCAAACTG GAAGGAGAGATAGTTTCATGGCACCAAAAAAGCAGCAATCATGCAAGGTATTAAATTCACTTGGAACTGAATCAAAACAGACGATGAAGCCCCTACCGGATCCACGTAGAACTGAATCAACACAGACAAGGAAGCCTCTATCTCCCTTATCGTCTATGTTATCGTCAAATGCAAGCACCATTAATATTCAGAATCAGACCCTAAAGAGTGGGGGAGATAAGGAAACACTGTCTTTGAACAAAACTCCGCTTATGACTCCAACCAAGATTGCCTCTGCTGTTGAAGATAGACTCAACGAAACAATGTCATTGAACAGAACTCCAGTTATGGCTCCAACCAAGATTGCCTCAGCTGTTGAAGGATGTATTACCCCAAAAACAATGACTATTCCAATGCCAGCAACTCCTTCCACAGTTTCCATTGCAATGCAGACTGCGATGACACCTGCTGCCCTCCATGTTTCTGGTTGTACTGATGATATTGAGTACTCATTTGAGGAGAGAAGAGCCGGTTACAATCCATTATCACATACCAAGGTCATTAACAAATGCTTGATTTAG
- the LOC107773749 gene encoding AT-hook motif nuclear-localized protein 1-like yields MESREAMNSGVTVIAPEAPSNYQMAPRTENALVPAGTSPAATAPVATGIPLSSEKKKRGRPRKYGPDGAVTRTLSPMPISASAPPTSGSFLPEKVSVARPASEKKPRNKVGAENLGEWISCSTGGNFLPHMITVEAGEDVTMKIISFSQQGPRAICIISAVGLISNVTLRQPNTSGGTLTYEGRFEILSLSGSFTPTEFGGSRTSRTGGMSISLASPDGRVVGGTLAGLLIAASPVQVVVGSFLPSNYQEAKPKKQKAEPKAIPYATVSPAAPHSSNMEPRSSNALTVNIPGAGNQNIISSSTIQTNHWTTMPTVQDSRKSATDINISLQGE; encoded by the exons ATGGAGTCAAGAGAAGCCATGAATTCAGGAGTTACAGTGATAGCTCCAGAAGCTCCATCAAACTATCAAATGGCACCAAGAACGGAAAATGCTCTGGTGCCGGCGGGAACATCACCGGCGGCGACAGCTCCGGTAGCTACTGGCATTCCACTTAGctcagagaagaagaagagaggccGTCCTAGGAAGTATGGGCCAGATGGGGCAGTCACACGTACACTTTCACCTATGCCCATTTCGGCGTCGGCCCCACCAACCTCCGGCAGCTTCTTGCCGGAGAAAGTCAGTGTTGCTCGGCCTGCATCGGAGAAAAAGCCTCGCAATAAAGTGGGAGCAGAAAATTTAG GTGAATGGATTTCATGTTCCACAGGTGGCAACTTTTTGCCACACATGATCACAGTTGAAGCTGGTGAG GATGTTACAATGAAGATAATCTCATTTTCTCAGCAAGGACCTCGAGCTATTTGCATTATTTCTGCTGTTGGTTTGATATCAAATGTTACTCTACGGCAGCCAAATACTTCGGGGGGAACTTTGACTTATGAG GGTCGATTTGAAATCCTTTCTCTGTCTGGATCCTTTACTCCAACAGAGTTTGGGGGTTCTCGTACTAGCAGAACCGGAGGGATGAGCATTTCTTTGGCAAGTCCTGATGGTCGTGTTGTCGGAGGTACACTTGCAGGACTGTTAATAGCTGCTAGTCCTGTCCAG GTTGTAGTGGGCAGTTTTCTACCAAGCAACTACCAAGAGGCCAAGCCAAAGAAACAGAAAGCAGAACCCAAAGCAATACCTTATGCAACGGTCTCTCCTGCTGCGCCCCATAGTTCTAATATGGAGCCCAGAAGTTCCAATGCACTCACTGTAAACATTCCCGGAGCTGGAAATCAAAATATTATTTCTTCCTCCACCATTCAAACAAATCACTGGACCACTATGCCAACTGTTCAAGACTCAAGAAAGTCTGCAACAGATATTAACATATCATTGCAGGGAGAGTAG